One window from the genome of Calliopsis andreniformis isolate RMS-2024a chromosome 12, iyCalAndr_principal, whole genome shotgun sequence encodes:
- the LOC143185675 gene encoding uncharacterized protein LOC143185675: protein MSGREEAMEEDKRSEASPKPSQPTPFSIADILSRRTSYSSHERRSSESEEPQGASFVKKSQQRDYDSSESDHRDGHLEQDQSQMARFSRLPSPELSVARELDILTRNLVHANITNFGTIPHLGQGSFKHLETLGNMAGYQQAKESREASQRQQDEALDMSKNKYLEDPEEDMFEAQSHGQNLQSRKKRSRAAFSHAQVYELERRFAAQKYLSGPERADLARGLKLTETQVKIWFQNRRYKTKRRQQQELGALVNSGNARRVAVRVLVHPDEHLRGLPLRGSGQIPGQMSAPQIHPANKALSGFPYYCLPYHPLLCPPLHSAHIQVQNTIAPDLDPSQLAKINDEK, encoded by the exons ATGTCAGGTCGAGAAGAGGCTATGGAAGAAGACAAGAGGAGCGAAGCATCCCCTAAACCGTCTCAACCAACCCCCTTCAGCATCGCAGATATCCTCAGCAGGAGGACCAGTTACTCCAGCCACGAAAGACGGTCGTCAGAGTCAGAGGAACCACAAGGTGCATCGTTTGTGAAAAAGTCTCAGCAGAGGGACTACGACAGCTCAGAGAGCGATCACAGAGACGGTCACCTGGAGCAGGACCAAAGTCAGATGGCTCGGTTCTCGAGACTGCCGTCGCCAGAGCTCAGCGTGGCCCGCGAGCTTGACATCCTGACGAGGAACCTCGTCCACGCGAACATCACCAACTTTGGGACTATTCCACACCTGGGACAGGGGTCGTTCAAGCACCTGGAGACTCTGGGGAACATGGCTGGCTACCAGCAGGCGAAGGAGTCGAGGGAAGCCTCTCAGAGGCAGCAGGACGAGGCGCTGGACAtgagtaaaaataaatatttag AGGACCCTGAGGAGGACATGTTCGAGGCGCAGAGCCACGGCCAAAACCTGCAGAGCAGGAAGAAACGCAGCAGGGCAGCCTTCTCACACGCACAGGTCTACGAGCTGGAGAGAAGATTCGCTGCGCAGAAGTACCTGTCGGGGCCTGAAAGGGCGGACCTTGCGAGAGGGTTGAAGCTGACGGAGACACAAGTGAAGATCTGGTTCCAGAACAGAAG ATACAAGACCAAGAGGCGGCAGCAACAGGAGCTAGGGGCGCTGGTGAATTCCGGAAACGCGAGGCGCGTGGCGGTGCGCGTACTGGTGCACCCCGACGAGCATTTGAGGGGGTTGCCACTTCGTGGTTCCGGCCAAATTCCCGGACAAATGTCCGCCCCGCAGATCCATCCAGCGAACAAAGCCCTCAGCGGTTTCCCGTACTACTGCCTCCCCTATCATCCCCTGCTGTGCCCGCCCCTTCACTCCGCTCATATTCAGGTGCAAAACACGATCGCGCCGGATCTCGATCCGAGCCAGCTCGCGAAAATCAACGACGAAAAGTAG